From Companilactobacillus heilongjiangensis, one genomic window encodes:
- a CDS encoding oligopeptide ABC transporter substrate-binding protein → MVKTKTKLASVAITFLAALTLAGCSNNSSSESSDAAVKLSTAYNNKAATNKNATKNGTLKLAIVNNAPFQGITDPILASNAEDAEAFAPGGQNNLFNVDKNYKIIDGGLANQKLDRKAKTATITIRKDAKWSNGSPVTAKDVEYAYEVLGNKETTSQQYSSDFEDIEGMTEYHKGKADTISGITFPDGETGKVAVIHFKQMAPSMKFSGNSYIWGSIEPYEYIKDVPIAKLASSEQIRKNPIFVGPYKLDKVVEGESTSWSPNKFYYGKKAQIGHITLNVVSMNNIDKALQSKKYDTVAPSVAGALGGTDYKNLKNLKGYSKVGQPALGYSYFAFNLGHYDTKTGKNVADPNKKMANKSLRQAMMYALNVDQVSKKFGNGIKWRANTLLPPVFNKYYDKSAKGYPLNIKKANKLLDDAGYKKRNGSKWRSDPKGKKLVIYFGAMTSSATTEATYQDYLQQWHKVGLDVKYTSGKPVEMNSFYDTLQKPEQNKMDIWLGAWSLSSEPSQSQLYGDTAAFNMGHFTTAKNTKLINQMNDNGAWNDKTRAKTFKEWQEYMNNQAGVVGEQFNYAWQPVNNRVKGFDLSPANDEFYSNLTLTSSKLK, encoded by the coding sequence ATGGTTAAAACAAAAACAAAGCTAGCCTCAGTTGCAATCACTTTTCTAGCAGCCCTCACACTAGCTGGATGTTCTAACAATAGCAGCTCAGAAAGCTCCGATGCAGCTGTTAAACTTTCAACAGCCTATAACAACAAAGCTGCTACAAATAAAAATGCTACTAAGAACGGTACTTTGAAGTTAGCTATCGTTAATAACGCTCCATTCCAAGGTATCACCGATCCTATTCTTGCTTCTAACGCTGAAGATGCTGAGGCCTTTGCACCCGGTGGTCAAAACAATTTGTTCAACGTTGACAAGAACTACAAGATCATCGATGGTGGACTTGCTAATCAAAAACTTGACCGTAAAGCTAAAACTGCCACAATTACAATCCGTAAGGATGCTAAGTGGTCAAACGGCTCACCTGTTACTGCTAAAGACGTTGAATACGCTTATGAAGTTTTAGGTAACAAAGAAACTACCTCACAACAATATTCATCTGACTTCGAAGATATCGAAGGTATGACTGAATATCACAAGGGTAAGGCTGATACTATCTCAGGTATCACATTCCCAGACGGTGAAACTGGTAAAGTTGCTGTCATCCACTTCAAGCAAATGGCTCCAAGTATGAAGTTCTCTGGTAACTCATACATCTGGGGTTCAATTGAACCTTACGAATACATCAAAGATGTTCCTATCGCTAAATTGGCTTCTTCAGAACAAATCCGTAAGAACCCTATCTTTGTCGGACCTTACAAGTTGGATAAAGTCGTTGAAGGTGAATCAACATCATGGTCACCAAACAAGTTCTACTACGGAAAGAAAGCCCAAATCGGTCACATTACTTTGAACGTTGTTTCAATGAATAATATCGACAAAGCTCTTCAATCTAAGAAGTACGATACAGTTGCTCCATCAGTTGCTGGTGCACTTGGTGGTACTGACTACAAGAACTTGAAGAACCTTAAAGGATACTCAAAAGTTGGACAACCTGCTTTAGGTTACAGTTACTTTGCCTTTAACTTAGGTCACTACGATACTAAGACTGGTAAGAACGTTGCTGATCCAAACAAGAAGATGGCTAACAAGAGTCTTCGTCAAGCTATGATGTATGCTCTAAACGTTGACCAAGTTTCAAAGAAATTTGGTAATGGTATCAAGTGGCGTGCTAATACTTTGCTCCCACCAGTATTTAACAAGTACTACGACAAGTCTGCTAAGGGTTACCCACTAAACATCAAGAAAGCTAACAAGTTACTTGATGATGCTGGTTACAAGAAACGTAACGGTAGCAAGTGGCGTTCAGATCCAAAGGGTAAGAAACTCGTTATCTACTTCGGTGCTATGACAAGTAGTGCTACTACAGAAGCTACATACCAAGATTATCTACAACAATGGCACAAGGTTGGTTTGGACGTTAAATACACTAGCGGCAAGCCAGTTGAAATGAACAGTTTCTACGATACTCTTCAAAAGCCAGAACAAAACAAGATGGATATCTGGTTAGGTGCATGGTCATTATCATCAGAACCATCACAATCACAATTGTACGGTGATACTGCTGCATTCAACATGGGTCACTTTACAACTGCTAAGAATACTAAGTTGATCAACCAAATGAATGATAATGGTGCTTGGAACGATAAGACACGTGCTAAGACATTCAAAGAATGGCAAGAATACATGAACAACCAAGCTGGTGTTGTCGGTGAACAATTTAACTACGCATGGCAACCAGTTAACAACCGTGTTAAAGGATTCGATCTTAGCCCTGCTAACGATGAATTCTACAGTAACCTTACATTGACTTCTTCGAAGTTGAAGTAG
- a CDS encoding ABC transporter ATP-binding protein translates to MGSNSEFLNIKDVSTAFKIKGKYYDAISHINLEVHHDEILAIVGESGCGKSTLATTIMGLHDPSETKITGKVDFEGTDLLQLDENGYNQFRGAKIGMIFQDPLSALNPLKRIEDQISEVMNYHTKFTAEQKHQRVLELLDQVGIVNPKRTAHQFPHELSGGMRQRVIIAIAIACKPDLIIADEPTTALDVTIQAQILDVLRDIQKENHAGIILITHDLGVVAETADRVAVMYAGQIVEEGSAEQIFDQPKHPYTRSLLRSMPQLDKENDDLYVIKGNVPSLQKMPTDGDRFAPRIPWLPDDAHEAEPSMHEVDDGHIVRCTCYKSFTFPDEQQGGATA, encoded by the coding sequence TTGGGGTCTAATTCAGAATTTTTAAATATTAAAGACGTCAGCACTGCTTTTAAGATTAAAGGAAAATATTACGATGCTATTTCCCATATTAATTTGGAAGTACACCATGATGAAATTCTTGCCATTGTCGGTGAGTCAGGTTGTGGTAAAAGTACTTTAGCTACGACCATCATGGGACTGCACGATCCGTCAGAAACAAAAATCACTGGGAAAGTTGATTTTGAAGGTACCGACCTATTACAACTTGACGAAAATGGCTACAACCAATTCCGTGGCGCTAAAATCGGTATGATTTTCCAAGATCCACTTTCTGCATTGAATCCATTAAAAAGAATTGAAGATCAAATCAGTGAAGTTATGAATTATCATACTAAATTCACTGCTGAACAAAAGCATCAAAGAGTTTTGGAATTGTTGGACCAAGTTGGTATCGTCAATCCTAAACGGACGGCTCATCAATTTCCACATGAGTTATCTGGTGGTATGAGACAACGTGTTATCATCGCCATTGCCATCGCCTGCAAGCCAGATTTAATCATCGCTGACGAACCAACCACTGCTTTGGACGTAACTATCCAAGCTCAGATTCTAGATGTTCTCCGTGATATTCAAAAAGAAAATCACGCCGGAATCATCTTAATCACCCACGATTTAGGAGTTGTTGCTGAAACGGCTGACCGTGTTGCTGTTATGTACGCCGGTCAAATCGTTGAAGAAGGCTCAGCCGAACAAATCTTCGACCAACCAAAACATCCCTACACTCGTTCACTATTAAGATCAATGCCTCAACTTGATAAAGAAAATGATGACTTATACGTCATTAAAGGTAATGTTCCTTCATTACAAAAGATGCCTACTGATGGTGATCGTTTTGCACCAAGAATTCCTTGGTTGCCAGATGATGCTCACGAAGCTGAACCAAGTATGCATGAAGTTGACGACGGTCATATCGTTCGTTGTACATGTTACAAATCGTTCACCTTTCCTGATGAACAACAAGGGGGTGCAACAGCATGA
- a CDS encoding glycosyl hydrolase family 65 protein, which translates to MKFCVNTDKKNSWYIGVNNYDPKMINKLETLMFQGNGYMGMRAVSEERQLNERRNMFVSGTFDAFPSEVTELPNLPDILNMEIQIDDMPLSLSTGRVENYQKSLNLKNGELTRNFDWIINDKRVNFKYSRFVSMKDKHLFVSKVEITSDKDINVKVQSGIDGQQSNSETQHMMEGDKRLYDGKFIQMKSETQQSHIKFVFNVRHKLYVDEVLMGNKPYMKMGRRQIFGNYDVDMKANQKFTLVKYANVYTSMDEHHNADKMAESSVDDLKFASLSNYKELLQKSARVWNQNIWKKSFVQIESDDVMPQVSINFARYQLAANTPHDPRKNIGAKGITGEGYKGHSFWDTETFMLPYYTFTMPEVARNLLTYRYLGLEGAHKKALANNYKGAQFPWEAAHPADGETTPLWGSADIVTGKPMKIWSGFIEQHITSDIVIALMDYMNATGDHDFAEKMGFEIILDAAKFWSSRLEYNQAQDIYEINDVIGPDEYKEHVNNNAYTNFTARWCIQKAIKVYNLIKEDNPALYVDLNDKLNLKKTYGDWIKQVNKIYVPQPNADGVIAEDDQYLSKKIIDVSKFKVNDQISNVFKYYNLSQINDMQITKQADVLLLIYLFEDMFTDKVKMSNWNYYEPKTTHDSSLSLSIHSILASDLGLADEAYKLYEMSCETDLGVHVGKAAQGLHMAACGGVWNMTVQGFGGMRIDNGRLKIEPHLPDNWKSLKYQIQWQGSTVKVSVDNENLVVEAVGKGVEFINHGQTYQVAANSNVAVETSVEEFV; encoded by the coding sequence ATGAAATTTTGCGTGAATACTGATAAGAAAAACAGTTGGTATATCGGAGTTAATAACTATGATCCGAAGATGATTAACAAGCTTGAAACGTTGATGTTTCAAGGCAATGGCTACATGGGGATGCGGGCAGTTTCTGAGGAACGGCAATTGAATGAACGACGCAATATGTTTGTTTCGGGGACTTTCGATGCCTTTCCAAGTGAAGTTACTGAATTACCAAACTTGCCTGATATTTTGAATATGGAAATTCAAATTGATGACATGCCTTTGTCTTTGAGTACAGGTCGAGTTGAAAATTATCAGAAGAGTTTAAATTTGAAGAACGGTGAATTAACACGTAATTTTGATTGGATCATCAATGATAAACGCGTTAATTTTAAATATAGCCGTTTTGTTTCCATGAAAGATAAGCATCTTTTCGTTTCAAAGGTAGAAATTACGTCTGATAAGGACATCAATGTTAAGGTTCAATCGGGGATTGACGGGCAGCAATCTAATAGTGAGACTCAACATATGATGGAAGGCGACAAGCGTCTTTATGATGGCAAATTTATTCAGATGAAATCCGAAACGCAACAATCACATATTAAATTTGTCTTTAATGTTAGACATAAACTGTATGTTGACGAGGTTTTGATGGGGAATAAGCCTTACATGAAGATGGGACGTCGTCAGATTTTTGGCAATTACGATGTTGATATGAAGGCAAACCAAAAATTTACTTTGGTGAAATATGCCAATGTTTACACGAGTATGGATGAGCACCACAATGCGGATAAAATGGCCGAATCATCGGTTGATGATTTGAAATTTGCTAGTTTGAGTAACTATAAAGAATTGTTACAAAAATCAGCCCGTGTTTGGAATCAAAATATTTGGAAAAAGAGTTTCGTTCAAATTGAATCTGATGACGTAATGCCACAAGTTTCCATTAACTTTGCGCGCTATCAATTGGCCGCCAATACGCCACATGACCCACGTAAGAATATTGGTGCTAAAGGAATTACTGGTGAAGGTTATAAGGGACACAGTTTCTGGGATACTGAAACTTTCATGCTGCCATACTATACTTTCACCATGCCAGAAGTTGCTAGAAATCTTTTGACATATCGTTATTTAGGACTTGAAGGTGCACATAAGAAGGCTTTGGCTAATAATTACAAAGGTGCCCAATTCCCTTGGGAGGCAGCACATCCAGCTGATGGAGAGACAACGCCACTTTGGGGTTCAGCCGATATTGTTACTGGTAAGCCAATGAAAATTTGGTCTGGTTTTATCGAACAACATATTACGAGTGATATTGTGATTGCTTTGATGGACTACATGAATGCGACCGGTGACCATGATTTTGCAGAAAAGATGGGCTTTGAAATTATTTTAGATGCCGCCAAGTTCTGGAGTAGCCGTTTGGAATATAATCAAGCTCAAGATATTTATGAAATTAACGATGTTATTGGTCCAGATGAGTACAAGGAACACGTTAATAACAATGCTTACACGAACTTTACAGCGCGTTGGTGCATTCAAAAGGCTATTAAAGTTTACAATCTTATCAAGGAAGACAATCCAGCTCTTTACGTAGATTTGAATGATAAGTTGAACTTGAAGAAGACGTATGGCGATTGGATTAAGCAAGTTAATAAGATCTATGTGCCACAACCTAACGCCGATGGTGTGATTGCTGAAGATGACCAATACTTGTCAAAGAAGATAATCGATGTTTCTAAGTTTAAAGTTAATGATCAGATCAGTAATGTGTTCAAATATTATAATTTGTCACAAATCAACGATATGCAAATAACGAAGCAAGCTGATGTTTTGTTATTAATATATTTATTTGAAGATATGTTTACAGATAAAGTGAAGATGAGCAATTGGAATTATTACGAGCCAAAGACGACACATGACTCATCATTATCACTATCAATTCACTCAATTTTGGCCAGTGACCTTGGCTTAGCTGATGAAGCTTACAAGTTATATGAAATGTCCTGCGAAACCGACCTGGGTGTTCACGTTGGTAAAGCCGCTCAAGGATTGCACATGGCAGCCTGCGGTGGAGTTTGGAATATGACCGTTCAAGGCTTTGGTGGCATGAGAATTGATAACGGCAGACTAAAGATTGAGCCACATCTACCAGATAATTGGAAGAGTTTAAAATATCAAATTCAATGGCAAGGCAGCACAGTTAAAGTTAGTGTTGATAATGAAAATCTTGTTGTCGAAGCAGTCGGAAAAGGCGTTGAATTTATCAATCATGGACAGACATATCAAGTTGCTGCTAATTCTAACGTGGCAGTTGAAACATCTGTTGAAGAATTTGTATAA
- a CDS encoding ABC transporter permease: MWKTILRRILIMIPEVIILSILVFLLAKAMPGDPFTGSINPRSDPAQIHHLMKLNGLYDPWYQQYWNWVVHLFHGNLGNSYQYQEPVTRLIGSRAVNTLWLALFTTILTYCFALPMGMFAAKHEGKLPDSIIRVYTYVTYCIPFFVILVIGVWIFGYVLGWFPTTGSISSTANPGIQTIGSRFYHILLPGILGALFGTVNVVQYLRSEVIDAKRSDYVRTARSKGVPSKDIYRHHIFRNSLLPIAAFAGYSITGLLNGSLFTETVFSYPGMGLLFINSISYRDYTVITALVLIYGILNLLGTLLSDIILSIVDPRIRIQ; this comes from the coding sequence ATGTGGAAAACAATTCTCCGTCGTATCTTAATTATGATTCCTGAAGTTATTATTCTTAGTATTTTAGTTTTCCTATTAGCTAAAGCGATGCCTGGTGATCCGTTCACAGGTTCCATCAACCCTAGATCTGACCCAGCTCAAATCCATCACTTGATGAAACTCAACGGTCTATATGATCCTTGGTATCAACAATATTGGAACTGGGTTGTTCACTTGTTCCATGGAAACTTAGGAAATAGTTATCAATATCAAGAACCTGTAACTCGTTTGATTGGTAGCCGTGCTGTTAATACTCTTTGGTTAGCATTATTCACAACTATTTTGACATATTGCTTTGCTTTACCAATGGGTATGTTCGCTGCTAAGCATGAAGGTAAATTACCTGATTCAATTATCAGAGTTTACACATACGTTACTTACTGTATTCCATTCTTCGTTATCTTAGTTATCGGTGTTTGGATTTTCGGTTACGTGCTTGGCTGGTTCCCAACAACTGGTTCAATTTCATCAACGGCAAATCCGGGAATACAAACAATTGGATCCCGTTTCTACCATATTCTATTACCTGGTATCTTGGGTGCATTATTCGGAACCGTCAACGTCGTTCAATACCTTCGTTCAGAAGTTATCGATGCTAAACGTTCTGACTATGTTAGAACAGCTCGTTCAAAAGGTGTTCCTTCAAAAGATATCTACAGACATCATATTTTTAGAAATTCACTCTTACCAATTGCAGCCTTTGCAGGTTACTCAATTACCGGATTGTTAAACGGTTCCCTATTTACCGAAACCGTCTTCTCATATCCAGGTATGGGACTACTCTTCATTAACTCAATTAGTTACCGTGATTACACTGTTATCACCGCATTAGTTTTAATTTACGGAATTTTGAATCTACTAGGTACCTTACTTTCAGATATCATCCTAAGTATCGTCGATCCTAGAATTCGTATTCAATAA
- a CDS encoding sugar O-acetyltransferase — MNIEEDSSYQQMINGELYLESKDLAALRDDVRVKLMDYNRIANNDERNSKIKSLMKSVGDRFFVEPTIYFSYGVNITIGNHFYANHDVMLCDEGKITIGNDVKFGPKVGLYTPQHPLDPSVRRTEAERVSPITIGNDVWVGGGASILPGVTLGNNVIVGAGSVITHSFPDNVIVVGNPARILRENKPEK; from the coding sequence ATGAATATTGAAGAAGATTCATCGTACCAGCAAATGATCAATGGGGAGTTATACCTAGAGTCAAAGGACTTAGCTGCCTTACGTGATGACGTTCGTGTTAAATTGATGGACTACAATCGTATTGCCAACAATGACGAACGTAACAGCAAGATCAAGAGTTTGATGAAATCGGTCGGCGATAGATTCTTTGTTGAACCAACGATTTACTTTAGCTACGGAGTTAACATTACGATTGGTAACCATTTCTACGCTAACCACGATGTAATGCTCTGTGACGAAGGTAAAATCACTATCGGTAATGATGTTAAGTTTGGACCTAAAGTCGGTCTCTACACTCCACAGCACCCATTGGACCCATCGGTTCGTCGGACTGAAGCTGAAAGAGTTTCACCTATTACTATCGGTAATGACGTTTGGGTCGGCGGTGGCGCAAGCATCTTACCAGGTGTCACTTTGGGAAATAATGTCATCGTTGGTGCCGGATCTGTCATTACACATTCATTCCCTGACAACGTTATTGTTGTTGGAAATCCTGCTCGTATTCTTAGAGAAAATAAACCCGAAAAATAA
- a CDS encoding NAD(P)H-binding protein translates to MANVLIIGATSLMGQKATKFFLDKTDDNITLMARYTGLLTIDEKRERVFQGDIIDEEILDSAMKGVDVVLVSLDSNEELLIQKIIDAMDKEGVRRFIFLTSMGLYNEVPTTNGASGNLNDGEILAPYQQVVYAIAASDLNYTVVRPTWLDNGQDVDNYEIVRKGGLSKTDTVASSSVADLVVRLAHNGKLGSHDSLAISRKA, encoded by the coding sequence ATGGCAAATGTATTAATTATTGGCGCAACAAGCTTAATGGGGCAAAAAGCGACGAAATTTTTCTTGGACAAAACTGATGATAATATTACTTTGATGGCACGCTACACAGGACTTTTAACAATCGATGAAAAACGTGAACGTGTATTTCAAGGAGACATTATTGATGAAGAAATTTTGGATAGCGCTATGAAAGGCGTTGACGTGGTATTAGTATCACTCGATAGCAATGAAGAGCTGTTGATTCAAAAGATTATTGATGCAATGGACAAAGAGGGAGTCAGACGCTTCATATTCTTAACATCAATGGGACTTTACAATGAAGTACCAACTACAAACGGTGCGTCAGGTAATTTGAACGATGGTGAAATTTTGGCACCATATCAACAAGTAGTTTACGCAATTGCTGCTTCAGATTTAAATTACACGGTCGTTCGCCCAACTTGGTTAGATAATGGACAAGATGTCGATAATTATGAAATCGTCCGCAAAGGTGGTTTGTCTAAAACAGATACAGTTGCCAGCAGCAGTGTAGCTGACCTTGTAGTTCGCCTAGCACATAACGGAAAGCTAGGTTCACACGATAGTTTAGCTATTAGTCGTAAGGCATAA
- a CDS encoding ABC transporter ATP-binding protein, protein MSLVEIKDLKVHYPIRSGFWNRITDSVKAVDGISFNIEAGETYGLVGESGSGKSTTGKSVVGLEKVTSGSVMYKGKDITKKSNRKSLDYNHDVQMIFQDSLSSLNPRKRIEDIIAEPLRNFEHLSKDEEKLRVLQLLDIVGLDADALYKYPHQFSGGQRQRIGVARAVATNPKLIIADEPVSALDLSVQAQVLNFMKKIQREFGISYLFISHDLGVVRHMCNNIAIMNRGRLVEIGTRDDIYNHPMHIYTKRLLAAIPETNVSQRAEHRAQRLAVEEVYREQQDKYYDKDGQAYPLVQITPTHSVALPEDLVEQLKHEGEVQA, encoded by the coding sequence ATGAGTTTAGTTGAAATTAAAGACTTAAAAGTTCACTACCCCATCCGCTCTGGCTTCTGGAATCGTATTACTGATTCAGTTAAAGCCGTCGACGGTATCAGTTTCAACATTGAAGCTGGTGAAACATATGGTCTAGTTGGTGAATCTGGTTCTGGTAAATCAACCACTGGTAAATCAGTCGTTGGTCTCGAAAAGGTCACTAGCGGATCAGTTATGTATAAAGGAAAAGATATTACTAAAAAGTCTAATCGTAAGAGTCTTGATTACAATCACGACGTTCAAATGATTTTCCAAGATTCACTTTCCAGTTTAAATCCTCGAAAGAGAATTGAAGATATCATCGCTGAACCACTTCGTAATTTCGAACACCTAAGTAAAGATGAAGAAAAATTACGTGTTTTACAATTACTCGATATCGTTGGACTTGATGCTGATGCTTTATATAAGTATCCTCACCAATTCTCCGGTGGTCAAAGACAACGTATCGGTGTTGCTAGAGCCGTTGCCACTAATCCAAAATTGATTATCGCTGACGAACCTGTTTCCGCTTTGGACTTATCAGTTCAAGCACAAGTTCTTAACTTTATGAAAAAGATTCAACGTGAATTTGGTATTTCTTACCTATTTATTTCTCACGATTTGGGTGTTGTCAGACATATGTGTAACAACATCGCCATCATGAACCGTGGACGTTTAGTTGAAATTGGTACTAGAGATGATATTTATAATCACCCAATGCACATTTATACTAAACGACTTTTAGCCGCTATTCCTGAAACAAACGTTAGTCAACGTGCTGAACATCGTGCTCAACGTTTGGCAGTCGAAGAAGTTTATCGTGAACAACAAGATAAATATTATGACAAAGATGGTCAAGCTTATCCACTAGTTCAAATTACACCAACTCATTCAGTCGCATTACCTGAGGATTTGGTTGAACAACTCAAGCATGAAGGCGAGGTGCAAGCATAA
- a CDS encoding flavodoxin: MKKLIIYFSLSNNTKKAAEKIQEITDADIVRLQPVTSYPEGYSNYVPVAQKEFEDQIHPALKTEIPDLANYDTIYLGYPTWNGKMPMLFHTLFEKYDFSEKTVVPFITSGSSSVAESMPDVRKVAANSKVTEGFRYDNNDTQLKAFLSDK, translated from the coding sequence ATGAAGAAATTAATCATCTATTTTTCACTATCAAATAATACAAAAAAAGCTGCTGAAAAGATTCAAGAAATCACCGACGCAGACATCGTTCGTTTACAACCAGTTACATCATATCCAGAAGGGTACAGCAATTACGTTCCGGTTGCCCAAAAGGAATTCGAAGACCAAATTCATCCAGCTTTAAAAACTGAGATTCCAGATTTGGCAAATTATGACACGATTTATCTAGGCTATCCAACATGGAACGGCAAGATGCCAATGCTATTCCATACATTATTTGAGAAGTATGATTTCAGTGAAAAGACAGTTGTTCCATTCATAACAAGTGGCAGTTCATCAGTTGCCGAATCGATGCCAGATGTAAGAAAGGTAGCGGCTAATAGTAAGGTGACTGAGGGCTTTAGGTATGATAATAATGATACCCAATTAAAGGCCTTTTTAAGCGATAAATAG
- a CDS encoding ABC transporter permease encodes MEENLNRHSRISAADLERLSKEAQQEATPSSAKIIWSEFKADKPAMVALVIVVAFILFVMIASLFIDTPKMMETNIMNYNTAPGTNGFILGADTGGRSIAQQLIVGSRNSIGIAIGLTIISSTFGICWGLVSGYFNGYIDWGMQRVYDFMMMLPMTMMIIVLVTIIRNYNAVTLTLIFSIFYWEGTSRLIRSRTLSESEKDYVAAAKTSGTSNFKIIFKEIMPNISSLIIVDTTLSFAENIGVETGLSYLGFGLPIHTPSLGTLIANANDPNNITQYWWTWLPAALLIIILCLSISYIGQVVRRSADASQRQGAEA; translated from the coding sequence ATGGAAGAAAATTTAAACAGACATTCACGTATTTCAGCGGCTGATCTTGAGAGGCTTTCTAAAGAAGCCCAACAAGAAGCAACTCCAAGTTCTGCCAAAATTATTTGGAGCGAATTCAAGGCCGACAAGCCAGCTATGGTTGCGCTAGTTATCGTTGTAGCTTTCATCTTATTCGTTATGATTGCTTCACTATTTATCGACACACCGAAGATGATGGAAACAAACATCATGAATTACAATACTGCACCTGGTACTAATGGTTTCATACTTGGAGCTGATACTGGTGGACGTTCGATTGCACAACAATTGATCGTTGGTTCTAGAAATTCAATTGGTATTGCCATTGGATTGACAATTATTTCATCAACTTTTGGTATTTGCTGGGGACTCGTCTCCGGTTACTTCAACGGTTACATCGACTGGGGTATGCAACGTGTGTATGACTTCATGATGATGCTACCTATGACTATGATGATCATCGTTTTAGTTACAATCATCAGAAATTACAACGCTGTTACTTTAACCTTAATTTTTTCAATCTTTTACTGGGAAGGTACTTCACGTTTGATTCGTTCTCGTACCCTTTCTGAATCAGAAAAAGATTACGTTGCTGCTGCCAAAACTTCTGGTACTAGCAATTTCAAGATTATCTTTAAAGAAATCATGCCTAACATTTCATCCCTAATTATCGTTGATACAACATTATCTTTCGCCGAAAATATCGGGGTTGAAACGGGTCTTTCATACTTGGGATTTGGACTTCCAATTCATACACCATCACTTGGTACTTTGATTGCTAACGCCAATGATCCTAACAACATCACCCAATACTGGTGGACATGGTTGCCAGCCGCGCTCTTAATCATCATTTTATGTTTATCAATCAGTTACATCGGACAAGTTGTTCGTCGTTCTGCTGATGCTTCTCAACGTCAAGGCGCCGAAGCTTAA